The window AGGATGTACGCCAACCAGCAATGCCCAGATAAAAAGTGAACCTGTGATGAAGCGTTTGTGTCCAATCCGCTGAGCTATCCATGCCCCGGGCCATAAACCTACAAGATATCCAGTATAGTACAGGACAAAGAGATCGTTATATTGCTTCTTGGTCATATTGACGTCGTCAAAGATACCCATCGTGCTCGCTTGCGAAAGAGTCGATTCGTCAAGATGAATCAAGAATGAAATCCACCATGTTTGACAGAGTAGATACCAAAAATTCCTTCTAGTGAGAGCATGTACAATCTCGGGGGTGAGAGGACGAGCGGCTTCCTTGTGCTCATTGTAGAATTTGGCCGTGTTGTCGGTATCGGCTTCCGTGACTAATACCCTTGAGTTAGTATTGGTGCCGGTATTGAGCTCGGGAAGATTGCGGATAGCTTCCTTGGAGTCGTCTGCAAATTCTCCTGCTTTTGAATTCCGACTTGCCATGGCTGTTTATGATGCCACCAACGGGTCGACGATCGCGATTGTTTCTCACTGAGCGATTCAAGAATGATAAAGAAGTCAGAGTTTACAGAACGGCCCAACATACGGTCATAAGCTTCATTTGGATACCTTACGTTTGCTCGCACATGTTCTTATTGGTGAATGAATATCGGGAATACTAAGCGCATAACCTCATAAAAATAAAGCGCTCATCTTGGCACTTGGCACCTCCATGGATGACTTACGTAAATCACTCACTACGTACCACCCGAGGCATTAATGACCGATATTAGACTAATGGTGCATCTCAGCATTTAATCAGTTCTGGCTGAGCCAGAGCAAAGAGTGGGTATGCATATTAAGAGTGGTATAAACTAAAGACATTTGGCGGTCGACATGCGGGAGTTGATGGCGTGTAGTGTATCACTAATCGCCTTACTGGCAAGGCTTGAGTAGGATTCCACGTCCCGCCAAAAGGAAGCTTCAGATCAGTTTCAAACTACTCGTTCTATTCAGCATATCCAAGCACTTGTCTCAAGATGCATCTTCACGCGCAGCTAAGGAACGAGCATCTATTTTCCCACTGAGCTCCAAGGCGTGGACTCCGCCATATCGTCATAATAATAGAAGATCAATCCAATCTCTTCGTAACGGCTATCGTTGGAAAAACGATTGTTGTAGGTTTCACACTGATTCCTTTGAAGCTCAAATATACTTCCACCTCTCAAACATGATGGCAGCCATTGCCCAGAAGACTGATCTAGCCCTTCTGGATCGCCCGAGATAGTTCGTCGGCTACCGAAACTCGATATCGTCTCGTCGTCACACAGTCGGATCAGTGGGAGCTcgagaggtgaagaaggccCTTTCGACCTTATAGATGTCAGGGATGAAGGCCGAGGAGAAAATGACATATGATTTGGCCGTCAAAGGTCTGCGTGTGAAACAAAGCAACACAGATCTACCGATTTAATCCTTTCAAATTGGCCGTAATTTGTCGGGTTTTGTCTAAAAGGGAACATCGACGCTGCTCATCAAGGTCCGAAAGACAACACAGAGCGATGTTGCTTTCCAAGACTGGAAAGAGATGCAGAAGCCTGATTCCGTCCCTTTGAGCTGTGCGAATGCTAAAATAGCTACTAATCGTTAGCAGCGTACGTAACGCATGAAAGATAAAAGATGTCTTCTAACTCGACAGTACCTGGCCAGAAACAAAATTCTGGCGATCTTTGGATTTTGAGAAATcgagaagacaaaaaaggCATGTACGTACTGATGAATGCAAGAGGTTTTCATACTTCCAAAAGTTGAGAAAAACGAGACAAGGTTGTAACATGTCAAAATTGACAAAAAGGTTGGCGCCACCCGGGATCGAACCAGGGACCGCACGATTTGATTCTTGATGAACTTCAGTCGTGCGCTCTCCCAACTGAGCTATGTCGCCAAACATACAATTAAGTTTTATGACCACAAAACATATTATACTGGCTTGTAGTTAGGAAAAAAGTTACATCTCTGTAATCATGTTATAGTGTTACTCTCACTTATCTTTCAATTGGAAGAGCTATGTATTATCAAATATCTCCTACCACTGGATTACGAAACTGGTCTTCTCGCTGTCTTTCATGCCAATTTAAACTCCAGGACTGCGCCTTATTATGGCACGGTTAATCATTATCCAACCGCCACACTCGTCCCATAACGGGGATTGAAAAATTCAGGGCGGAGGCTGAGCGACCCCGGCGGCTGCAGGCACGAACCATGCGACGACTTTGTTAGCCCGTATTATTTTCAACTCTGAActtgttctttcttctttcttaactttcatcccatccatcatctgtTATCCAAATGGTGAGTCTTATTATGGATTGCTTGGCTGTGGGATACGGGATTGTGGGGGGCTAGATTACGGAGATGCTGGATTTATGGAAGTTAGGCGATGAATGGTCAAGTTCCCAGCAATAGGGAGGGAAAGCTGAGACACGTTTGTTCGTCCGCTGATACATTTTCAATCAGTCTAACTACAAGGTCGCCGACATCTCTCTTGCCGCTTTCGGCCGAAAGGAGATTGAGCTCGCTGAGCACGAGATGCCCGGTCTCATGTACCTCCGTGAGAAGTACGCCCAGTCCCAGCCCCTCAAGGGTGCCAGGATTGCTGGTTGTCTCCACATGTACGTTTGAATATTTTCGAGCTTTTGTAACCGTCCACTGATATCTATTACAGGACCATCCAGACCGCTGTTCTCATCGAGACCCTTACCGCTCTCGGTGCCCAGGTCACCTGGTCTTCCTGCAACATCTTCTCTACCCAGGACCACGCCGCTGCCGCCATCGCCGCCACCGGTGTCCCTGTCTTCGCCTGGAAGGGTGAGACCGAGGAGGAGTACCTCTGGTGTATCGACCAGACCCTTAAGGCTTTCCCTGGAGGCCAGGCTCTTAACATGATCCTCGATGACGGTGGTGACCTCACCTCTTTGGTTCACGAGAAGTACCCCGAGCTCCTCAACGGTAAGTGTGTTCATGCCTTTCATCGTGTTTAGCCTGACGTTGTGCAGACGTCAAGGGTGTTTCTGAGGAGACCACCACCGGTGTCCACCACCTTTACAAGATGTTCAAGGACGGCAAGCTCAAGGTCCCTGCTATCAACGTTAACGATTCCGTGACTAAGTCCAAGTTCGACAACTACTACGGTTGCCGAGAGTCCCTCGTTGACGGTATCAAGCGAGCCACCGACGTTATGCTTGCTGGTAAGGTCGCTGTCGTTGCCGGTTTCGGTGATGTCGGTAAGGGTTGTGCCGAGTCCCTCCGATCTTACGGTGCCCGAGTCATCGTTACCGAGATCGACCCCATCAACGCTCTTCAGGCCGCTATGGCCGGTTATGAGGTCACCACCATGGAGGAGGCTGCTCCCCGTGGTAACGTCTTCGTTACCACCACTGGCTGCAGGGACATCATCACTGGCGCCCACTTCGAGGCCATGCCTGAGGACGCTATCGTCTCCAAGTAAATTTGGCTGAATCTATGCTTTGTCCAAGCGCTAACGATCTTGTAGCATCGGCCACTTCGACGTTGAGATCGACGTTGCTTGGCTCAAGGCCAACGCCGCTGAATGCGTTAACATCAAGCCCCAGGTTGACCGGTTCACCATGAAGAGCGGCCGACACGTTATCCTCCTCGCCGAGGGTCGTCTTGTCAACCTTGGTTGTGGTACCGGCCACCCCTCTTTCGGTAAGCTCTTTTCGACTTCCAGACGCAATCACTGCTGACAACCTACAGTTATGTCCTGCTCTTTTGCCAACCAGGTTTTGGCTCAGATTGCCCTTTGGACTAACCCCCAGGCTTACCCTCTCGGTGTCCACATGCTCCCCAAGTCTCTTGACGAGGAGGTTGCTCGTGCCCACTTGGCCCAGCTCGGCATTAAGCTCACCACCATGACTAAGGTTCAGGCCGACTACCTCGGTTTGCCCGTCCAGGGTCCTTACAAGCCCGACCACTACGTAAGTGAACTTCGTTGCGATAATCGCGGAACTGTGGCTAACCCAATGAATAGAGGTACTAAATGTCTATACTATGGCCTCAACTGCCTTAGACATTTGTTCTTATTTTGGTTTAGTTTGTTTCCCCTCACCCCTTATCCATCCACCTTACAAAAGTGTGTGTAGAAAACACAATATACCCTCCAGTCACATTTGTATCCCGTGATCTACGATCTCACGCATTGCATACGATACCCACTTTGAAACGATACATTATCTTTGTCATATCTATTTTCGGTTTGCATCGGGGCTTCAACTGCCATTTTTCTTCATTATTctttttcaatctctcttccgTTAGATCGTGGTAGAGTGGTCAGTTGGCGTAGCATAGCTAAGGAGATTGGATAACGGGTTCCACAGTCGATCATGCATGGAACTGGCGGAGAAACATCTGAAAGTGCGACGACCCTGTTAAGAGCGTTACATCAGCATTTGCCAATAGTCCTGATATAAAAAGACcgccctttcttccttcgccaTAGGACCGTCGGCGGTCCGTGCGCGAGGGGTACCGCATCTAACATTGACTAGAGTTTGTTCATTCATctgtcttcctccttccaaccTTTTTATCGCCACCCAGGATGCCCCTTTTTGCCCTCCTGCAGAGCCTTCTCTGCCGAGCAGATACTGCCCCTCGTATTGACCCTCTTCCCGCTGGATACTCGTCTATGCCCGTGGCGACCAATATACCTGGACCAACATTTGTacctcttcagcttcctccTGACGGACATATGGATCCGGGTACATTTAAGGATATCATTGAGGTGATTTTGAATTGAAACACATATGAGTGATCATGCTGATACGTGACTCGGTAGGCCAAGCAGAAGACTGATCTGGTTCTGTCGCACATGAGACTCGTACTCGCTGCTCAGACTCAGGACGGAAGGCGTACAACAGATACGAATGACTGGAACCTCGTGAGTCGCCGACTTCTAAACTTACTTCTAATGAGTTCATTGACATATCATCGTCAGATCTACAACTGTATACGTGACTATTCGGAACAAATTCTTACCCGGTGGCTCAATACGTATGCCAATCATACGGCCGCCCTTCGGCAGCTTCAGCAAGCTGGATTATACCCGTCCCCATGTGTCGCACTTAGTGCACATATGCTGGGCGATCAGACTATGTATGCGTCTGTCGGCTCTCGACGCAGCAGCCAATTTATTCCTCCGCCTCTCATTAGACAGAGCCCGCTCTCCGTTGTGGTCCGCGACGTCACTCCTGCAAACGTTATACCAGCTCCCGGAACATCGGAGACGCAGCCTGACAGCGCACAGCCTAAACAAGCAATTCCTCCGCCTTTGCCTGAGAAAACTAAGTCAttcccaaatcctccacAGACTTCTTTTCAAGTTCCCCATAAGCCACTTCCACCTTTGAAATGTGAGGACTCAAGGCCTCGTCCAGCTTCCTGGCAAGCAATACCTGAAACCACTGGTGCCTTTTTCAAGGCTTTGAAGAGGTTATCCGAAAGCGAAGGCTTGATTCCCCAAGAGTATGCTCAGCTTCTCGAACGCGCATGCCGTCAAGAGGTACCACCCGTCGAAAATCAATTAGCAACTGGAGACAGCGTTCTTGCAAGTCCTGTCCAATCGTACACCCCTGAAGGTTCTGTTTTTGCAATCAAAACTAAAGAAGAGCACAAGACTATTCGCAGGATCAGGCCGCCCTCTCGTGATACGGTCTCTCGTGGCCCCAGTGACGGGAATAACGCAGATAATCACCTTCATAAAATCTCCCCGACCACTTCCAACACTCCCATAAGTGACTCTGGAAAGTCAACTCTGAGAGCGGCACCTACAGTGGCAACCTTTTCGCAGGACAAGGCTAACTATCAACCGCTCGAACGTCTCCCTACGCCACCGCTGAAAACGGACATCATTTCTTTGGCCTCAATGAGCTCAGCTCTCGAACCTTCTGGCCTTCCCCCTTTTTTGCAGAATGAGCCATTTCCCATTCGCGAGCCTCACTCCACACCTACGGAACCTACTCAGAGGGATTCGAGAAACTCACTGACGACTCCTTCCCAATCACCCGCTAGGATTGTGGCAAATTTGGCTCGAGAAAAGTCTTCGTTGAGTACTGCTTCGGAAGCTGTCAgtcttcaacctcaaggTAACGAACTGTTCCTACTGTATGCAAACGTCACTCCTGACTTCAATCTTTTCGCAGAAAATGGATCCATCAACATTTGCCCCATTTATACGAGATCCTCTGAGGAAGCCAAGCCCGAAATTCATCTCGAAGTACCGACACCTACCAGTGTTACACCCGGTCTGACTCCACTTTCGGAAACTGAACCAACTAGTATCCCAGAACCTCACCCAACCCCCATGGATGCGGAACAGATGGATCTTCAAAACGCCTTgacaccaccaccaaaaGCACTTAGCGCGGCCTCGACACCCGGTGGAGGCTACAAGACTCCCGATGGTAGCCCTGTCAGAGCGGCAATCTCAAGTGTCAATAAAATTGTTGAGAAGGCGAAATCTTCCCAAGAGCCCATCAGTGGACATACGGAAAAGGATGTGCAGGAGGATGTTAAGATACGTAACGTGATACAGGAAGTCGCTGAGGATCCCCATCAGTGGATGTGATGAAGTTTAATGGGAGTAGCAGCGAATAGGAGGTGAATTGTAAgtaaaggaagatggcTCCTAGTCTCATAACTCGTAACTTTTAGAGTCAATATACATTGAAAGTAATTTGAGGAACGAAAGCAAGTGTACATACCCTGAAGACTTCAAGATGAGATCATTTCCCTATTAACTGGAGAGAAACCTTCTATCTATGATCCAATCATCGTTTGACTGCCCCAATCAGCCACCTGTAGGGGACGTAATCTGTCCATGTATGTTCGCATGTTTGACCTTCGCTCTAAGTCTTTCAAAAATGCAGCCAGCGTCGAACCATTGGAAAAATCATTACGTTAAGTGCTCTTTGGGCTGTCGAGTTGTGGCTCCTCTTCCAGATAAGGTATTCGCGCAAAAATTGATTGTCACCGCCGTCCTCTTGCCAGAAAATCTCATTCCGCATCATTGACTCTCTAGTTCATCGGTTTATAGTGTTGACATATCGTCATAGTGTATACAAAAGAAGGGGTATCGTACACTCCGTCATGATCTCGTTAACTAACGACAGCCGTTGGCGTATGTGGGGCAGGAATGGGAATTAGAAAAGATCTTCAAGGGTCATTTGCCTAATGGAGATTCAATCAATACAGATCGTATAAATGGAAAGCGGGCGATTTTGGAGAAATACATACTTGACAATGTCTGTGCTAGCAACCATCTGTGTGAACTCCTCAAAAGAGAGCTTCCCATCCCTAATGCAAAAGGTTGTCAGGACAATATTCGCGCCGATCAGCATGGGACTTACCCGTCCTTATCAGCCTCCATGATGGTTTTATCTACAATTTGTTGCAACTGTTGATCCTGTACATCAGTGGTCAGCCCACGACCCATCTTTGATAATCGACTATGGCGCACTTTAAGATTATTTCCGACCATTTGTTTCAACACAAGATATAGTTCACCGTTGGAGATGTAGCCGTCTCGGTCCATGTCGTAGACCTTGAAAGCGACTAGCAAGCGCATTAATCAGCATGGAATCAGGTTGTCCCAGCCGTGATACTTACATCTCAGCTTTTCATCACGCCCTCCTTTACTACTGAAAGCACTCAAACCTCCGACAAATTCTTGAAAATCAACCGTTCCGCTTCCACTGCAGGATGTATCAGATTTGAGGCCTCCATAAGACATTATTTGATGAACGTCAACatactcttcatcaaagaTTGCTATCATTCGATGCGCCAACGGGTTATTCGCGATTTGGGGAATCTGGAGAAACTCGTCTTTGTCGATAGATCCGGAACCGTCCTTGTCAAGTTTCAtaaacctcttcttcaatctcatAAGCTCCGGCCCTGAGACTGTGAGGAAGCAGCCCTGTCAGCGGTAAAACAAGACCAAcaagaggaaaatgaggGGATGGCAAACCCGTAGTTGAAGCGTCATGAACTTACAGTTGGAATTCCTTTCCAGGGAATTGAACATGGACGATTCAGCAGCACCCATTGCGGTAAATAGATAGCTTTAATGATGAGATGGTAATTACTGGAAAGGGATTGGTGAAGGTAAAAAGGTTCAACCGAGAAACAAAacttgatgatgaatgaagCG of the Cryptococcus tetragattii IND107 chromosome 14, whole genome shotgun sequence genome contains:
- a CDS encoding adenosylhomocysteinase — protein: MSNYKVADISLAAFGRKEIELAEHEMPGLMYLREKYAQSQPLKGARIAGCLHMTIQTAVLIETLTALGAQVTWSSCNIFSTQDHAAAAIAATGVPVFAWKGETEEEYLWCIDQTLKAFPGGQALNMILDDGGDLTSLVHEKYPELLNDVKGVSEETTTGVHHLYKMFKDGKLKVPAINVNDSVTKSKFDNYYGCRESLVDGIKRATDVMLAGKVAVVAGFGDVGKGCAESLRSYGARVIVTEIDPINALQAAMAGYEVTTMEEAAPRGNVFVTTTGCRDIITGAHFEAMPEDAIVSNIGHFDVEIDVAWLKANAAECVNIKPQVDRFTMKSGRHVILLAEGRLVNLGCGTGHPSFVMSCSFANQVLAQIALWTNPQAYPLGVHMLPKSLDEEVARAHLAQLGIKLTTMTKVQADYLGLPVQGPYKPDHYRY
- a CDS encoding calcineurin subunit B, giving the protein MGAAESSMFNSLERNSNFSGPELMRLKKRFMKLDKDGSGSIDKDEFLQIPQIANNPLAHRMIAIFDEDGSGTVDFQEFVGGLSAFSSKGGRDEKLRFAFKVYDMDRDGYISNGELYLVLKQMVGNNLKDQQLQQIVDKTIMEADKDGDGKLSFEEFTQMVASTDIVKQMTLEDLF